A single window of Candidatus Binataceae bacterium DNA harbors:
- a CDS encoding MFS transporter: MPPEPQMLGGETDADSGGYAPDSAGTRSAILGYFLILFLAVGLGTPIGIAAIPISYYLKDNLRLSPVELAVFVVIAGIPAYFGFLPGFVRDRYRPRLMGDRFYLLVGATVALAAYLYLGIASITYSRLLYATLIAGIAYLIILSGSQALMTGVAQGHLMTGRLSVVSGVATYVPAVISALLGGWLVAHVPAHVTFLIAAVVTAVIAVQSFWRLDAVVAFEQSKVRSETSLDAIARLAGYRPIWPAAGIFLLWNFGPGWGTPMFYHLTETVKVSSQVFGTFTALQWLFFIPSAMLYAPLCRRFTLSSLLWWGTLVAILQGPIMFFARSPASALAIAVLYGLFGGLPTAAYVDLIIRSCPKGLEGTGMMLALTTTYSAATNSGNLLGSWIYARAGFTPAVIITTLATALIVPLLWWVPETIASTREGEALDFDSAYSDG; the protein is encoded by the coding sequence ATGCCACCCGAACCGCAGATGCTCGGAGGTGAGACCGATGCGGACTCGGGGGGATATGCGCCGGACTCCGCGGGTACGCGGAGCGCGATTCTCGGATATTTCCTGATTCTCTTTCTGGCGGTAGGGCTCGGCACACCGATTGGCATCGCCGCGATTCCGATCAGCTACTATCTGAAGGACAACCTTCGCCTCTCGCCGGTGGAGCTGGCCGTGTTCGTCGTGATTGCCGGCATTCCAGCATACTTCGGCTTTCTGCCCGGCTTTGTGCGCGATCGATATCGTCCCCGGTTGATGGGTGATCGCTTTTATCTCCTCGTCGGTGCAACCGTTGCGCTCGCGGCCTATCTGTATCTAGGGATCGCGTCGATCACTTACTCGAGGCTTCTCTACGCTACCCTAATCGCGGGGATCGCATACTTGATCATCCTTAGCGGGTCGCAGGCGCTAATGACCGGTGTGGCGCAAGGTCATCTTATGACTGGTCGTTTGAGCGTGGTGTCAGGTGTGGCAACCTACGTGCCTGCGGTCATCTCGGCATTACTGGGAGGATGGCTGGTGGCTCATGTTCCCGCGCACGTAACCTTTCTCATCGCGGCGGTAGTGACCGCCGTGATCGCGGTGCAATCGTTTTGGCGGCTGGACGCAGTAGTGGCTTTCGAGCAGTCAAAAGTCCGCTCCGAAACTAGTCTGGATGCGATCGCGCGACTTGCGGGCTATCGCCCGATCTGGCCAGCGGCCGGAATTTTCCTGCTGTGGAATTTCGGGCCCGGATGGGGAACTCCGATGTTTTATCACCTGACCGAGACGGTGAAAGTGTCGAGTCAGGTGTTTGGCACGTTCACAGCACTCCAGTGGCTGTTCTTCATCCCAAGTGCAATGTTGTACGCACCGCTGTGCAGGAGGTTTACCCTCTCCTCGCTGCTCTGGTGGGGAACGCTGGTCGCGATTCTTCAAGGTCCCATCATGTTCTTCGCGCGGAGCCCGGCCAGCGCCCTCGCTATCGCGGTACTTTACGGACTATTCGGGGGACTGCCCACCGCGGCCTACGTGGACCTCATCATCCGCTCCTGCCCGAAAGGGCTCGAGGGTACCGGCATGATGTTGGCCCTGACGACCACCTATTCGGCGGCGACCAATTCCGGCAATCTGCTCGGAAGTTGGATCTACGCGAGAGCTGGATTCACCCCGGCGGTCATCATCACGACCCTGGCGACCGCGTTGATCGTGCCGCTACTGTGGTGGGTTCCCGAGACCATTGCCTCCACGCGCGAGGGCGAGGCTCTCGACTTCGATTCAGCGTATTCCGATGGGTGA
- a CDS encoding SDR family oxidoreductase has protein sequence MDLRNKVVLVTGAGRRVGRAIAGSFAARGAINAIHYRSSQREAQEVVDEIVSRGGSARSFHANLEKVSDIEAMVSEVIATLGRIDVLVNSASVFSRKPLAEVTERDWDVTLNTNLKGPFFLAKFAGLQMRKRGAGKIVNIGDWAGIRPYNNYLPYTVSKTGLIGLTRALAKALAPEVQVNCVALGPVLAPEEYGTDDIAKMVAGTLTKKMGSPEDVARAVLFFCEGTDFATGATLLVDGGRLIA, from the coding sequence ATGGATCTCCGCAACAAGGTCGTGCTGGTGACCGGAGCTGGCAGACGCGTCGGGCGCGCGATAGCAGGCTCGTTTGCTGCCCGTGGTGCGATCAACGCAATTCACTATCGAAGCTCCCAACGCGAAGCGCAGGAAGTAGTGGACGAGATAGTATCTCGGGGCGGGAGCGCACGTTCGTTTCACGCCAACCTAGAAAAGGTTTCCGATATCGAGGCGATGGTTTCCGAAGTTATAGCGACGCTCGGACGTATCGATGTGTTGGTGAACTCGGCTTCGGTCTTCAGTCGCAAGCCGCTTGCGGAAGTGACCGAGCGAGATTGGGATGTAACCCTCAACACCAACCTCAAGGGGCCTTTCTTCCTGGCCAAATTCGCCGGCCTGCAGATGCGCAAGCGAGGAGCGGGCAAGATCGTGAACATCGGCGATTGGGCCGGCATTCGCCCGTACAACAACTATCTGCCTTATACGGTCTCCAAGACTGGCCTGATTGGCCTGACCCGCGCGCTGGCAAAGGCCTTAGCGCCAGAGGTGCAGGTGAATTGCGTTGCACTCGGTCCGGTGCTCGCCCCCGAAGAGTACGGTACTGATGATATCGCCAAAATGGTCGCCGGTACCCTGACCAAGAAGATGGGTTCGCCCGAGGACGTAGCGCGCGCGGTGCTCTTCTTCTGTGAAGGAACTGATTTCGCTACCGGCGCGACTCTTCTTGTCGACGGTGGCCGCCTGATAGCTTGA
- a CDS encoding 7-cyano-7-deazaguanine synthase: MGESSRSFRVNPVPSRIAVLASGGLDSSVLLAHLARRKRHVFPVYVRAGLRWEPEELFALRKFVKTLCGLRIAALKILDLPMTDIAPNHWSVTGRGVPGYRAATSSNYIVGRNLSLLVKAAVFCAYHRIGEIAMAPLNANPFPDARPQFFGAVERAIALGMGLPVKIRVPFVGLSKAQVIRRGRDLALGFTLSCAKPRGLVHCGACTKCAERIAAFTAAGVADPTWYRAAR; encoded by the coding sequence ATGGGTGAGTCCAGCCGCTCCTTCCGGGTTAATCCGGTGCCTTCTCGGATCGCGGTGCTCGCAAGCGGAGGGCTCGACAGCTCGGTGCTGCTTGCACACCTGGCGCGCCGCAAGCGACATGTCTTTCCTGTCTACGTCCGCGCAGGCCTTCGCTGGGAACCTGAGGAATTGTTCGCTTTGCGCAAGTTTGTGAAAACTTTGTGCGGACTTCGAATCGCCGCACTGAAAATTCTTGACCTGCCGATGACCGACATCGCGCCAAACCACTGGAGCGTTACCGGTCGCGGCGTTCCCGGCTACCGCGCCGCGACCTCGTCGAACTACATCGTGGGCAGGAACCTGAGCTTGTTGGTCAAGGCAGCCGTCTTTTGCGCATACCACCGGATCGGCGAGATCGCGATGGCGCCGCTGAACGCGAATCCTTTTCCGGATGCGCGACCGCAATTCTTTGGCGCGGTGGAACGCGCGATTGCACTGGGGATGGGGCTGCCGGTCAAGATTCGAGTGCCGTTTGTTGGGCTGAGCAAGGCGCAAGTAATCCGCCGGGGCAGGGACCTTGCGCTGGGCTTCACGCTGTCCTGCGCGAAGCCGCGCGGCCTGGTTCATTGCGGCGCATGCACCAAATGTGCGGAGCGAATCGCGGCGTTCACGGCGGCCGGGGTTGCCGATCCTACATGGTATCGGGCCGCGCGCTAG